Below is a window of Pleurodeles waltl isolate 20211129_DDA chromosome 4_1, aPleWal1.hap1.20221129, whole genome shotgun sequence DNA.
TAATTTGCTTGCAAAGGAGTCTGAGTAGGTAAGATCTAGAATAGGGAGGAAGTCACAGTAGAAATGCTGAATCACATTAGGCCCACAGTAGTAGAGGCGGAATACACCAGCAACATTCAAAGCAGAGCTGAACAAAGCACAGAGGAAGGCTGCGCTGACCAACTGCAAGCAGCCTGTCTGGGTCATGACCCTATTGTATGTTAAGGGGTGACAAATAGCCATGTAGCGGTCGTATGCCATCACGGTGAGGAGAACACACTCTGTTGTCCCAAAAAGTGCGAAGGCAAATAGTTGTACAGCACATGCGTGGAAGAGGATGGTATTCCTTTCAGCTAGGAAGTTCACCAGCATTTTGGGGGTGATGACTGTAGAGTAACAAAGGTCCACAAGGGAAAGGATAGCTAGAAAGAAGTACATAGGTGTCTGTAGATGAGGGCTGAGCCAGACTAAAAGTACAATGCCAGCGTTACCAACCACAGTCATAGTATACAGGACCAGAAACACCATAAAAAGAATCCCCTGAAGGTTTGGAACATCTGTGATTCCTAAAAGAAGGAACTCAGTGACCTTGGTGCAGTTCCTTAGATCCATGTCctagaaaagcaaaaaatgaatgtTACTTTTACTTTGATTCAGATCATTATATGTATAAGTAAATATGATGCATTTAACAATCAGATGATTGTATAATGGATAGCAAGGGGGGGCGATGCCAAGCTGGTGACCAAGATGGACACACAGCATTGAAGCCCCGAGACAGCAGCATTTGAACTCTGAAGCAGGGGATTCACCCTCCTCACCCACTAGCCCTATTTCGACTGATGGCACTGCCACCATGGTGGCAGAGCTTCAAACTTGGTTTCAGGTGATCGCACCTGCTTTTGAACCTTTAGCACCCACCTAGACCGGTTGAGTGACAGATTGAATCGTCATGCGACGAGCCTTGACAGCACATAACACTGGCTGTCTGAGGTGAAGGACAGCTCGGCCGACGCTCTGAAGTGGTTGGCAAAGGTGATGTGGCTCCAGAAGGGAGCAGTGGATAAAAATGAAGATCTTGAGACTCGTTCATGCCGGAACGATATCCGCATCTTCGGAGTTGCTGAAGTTGCCAACATGGGAAGGTCCGATACTTTCGTAGAGAGGTTTCATATTGACCTCTTTGGGTGTGCGGCCTGCACAGATACATTCATTGTGAAGCAGAAACATAGATCCTTCAGTCCACACCCTCCAGTGGGAGCCTCCTTCGTC
It encodes the following:
- the LOC138287001 gene encoding olfactory receptor 8U3-like → MDLRNCTKVTEFLLLGITDVPNLQGILFMVFLVLYTMTVVGNAGIVLLVWLSPHLQTPMYFFLAILSLVDLCYSTVITPKMLVNFLAERNTILFHACAVQLFAFALFGTTECVLLTVMAYDRYMAICHPLTYNRVMTQTGCLQLVSAAFLCALFSSALNVAGVFRLYYCGPNVIQHFYCDFLPILDLTYSDSFASKLVLFISADFLTIGAVLVIVASYMSIIRRILAIPSSFGRRKAFSTCSSHFTCVIVFYGTLFFMYLRPTSSYSLEEDKVASVLYTVVIPMLNPMIYSLRNKEVKDAIRKTFHKIQCP